Proteins from a genomic interval of Gossypium hirsutum isolate 1008001.06 chromosome A09, Gossypium_hirsutum_v2.1, whole genome shotgun sequence:
- the LOC107888555 gene encoding chaperone protein ClpB3, chloroplastic, whose translation MAASSSTTSMASVNGFSLCATRSVSNINNLLLTHPRLSLSFPSKPNSLKSFKPLQLRKNGVFERFSRTSSRPFVVRCEASTGKITQQDFTEMAWQAIVSSPDVAKENKHQIVETEHLMKALLEQKNGLARRIFLKVGVDNTRLLEATDKFIQRQPKVLGESAGSMLGRDLEALIQRAREYKKEYGDSFVSVEHLVLGFTQDRRFGKQLFKDFQISNQALKSAIESIRGRQSVTDQDPEGKYEALEKYGKDLTAMAREGKLDPVIGRDDEIRRCIQILSRRTKNNPVLIGEPGVGKTAISEGLAQRIVQGDVPQALMNRKLISLDMGALIAGAKYRGEFEDRLKAVLREVTDSEGQIILFIDEIHTVVGAGATNGAMDAGNLLKPMLGRGELRCIGATTLDEYRKYIEKDPALERRFQQVYVDQPTVEDTISILRGLRERYELHHGVRISDSALVEAAILSDRYISGRFLPDKAIDLVDEAAARLKMEITSKPTALDEINRSVLKLEMERLSLTNDTDKASRDRLSRLEAELALLKERQSELTEQWEHEKSVMTNIQSIKEEIDRVNVEIQQAEREYDLNRAAELKYGSLNSLQRQLAEAEKELDEYMKSGKSMLREEVTGNDIAEVVSKWTGIPVSKLQQSEREKLLYLEEVLHKRVVGQDPAVRSVAEAIQRSRAGLSDPRRPIASFMFMGPTGVGKTELAKALASYLFNTEEALVRIDMSEYMEKHAVSRLIGAPPGYVGYEEGGQLTETVRRRPYAVILFDEIEKAHGDVFNVFLQILDDGRVTDSQGRTVSFTNTVIIMTSNVGSQYILNSDEDTPKDLAYETIKQRVMEAARAIFRPEFMNRVDEYIVFQPLDREQINSIVRLQLERVQNRIADRKIKLQVTDSAVELLGNLGYDPNYGARPVKRVIQQNVENELAKGILRGEFKDEDTILVDTELTAFANGQLPQQKLVFKKLDNDSDTQATGSQEALSQTV comes from the exons ATGGCGGCTTCTTCTTCTACTACTTCAATGGCGTCTGTTAATGGTTTCAGTTTATGTGCTACACGTTCTGTTTCTAATATAAACAATCTCCTTTTAACTCACCCACGCCTTTCTTTGAGCTTTCCTTCAAAACCCAATTCATTGAAATCCTTTAAACCACTTCAGTTAAGGAAAAATGGGGTTTTTGAGAGGTTTTCAAGGACTTCTTCAAGGCCTTTCGTTGTTCGTTGTGAAGCTTCAACTGGGAAG ATTACACAACAGGACTTCACTGAAATGGCCTGGCAAGCCATTGTTTCTTCACCAGATGTGGCTAAAGAGAACAAGCATCAAATAGTGGAGACTGAACACTTGATGAAAGCTCTATTGGAGCAGAAGAACGGTCTTGCTCGGCGAATATTTTTGAAAGTCGGAGTTGACAATACTCGCCTTCTTGAAGCGACTGATAAGTTCATCCAACGCCAGCCGAAG GTTTTGGGTGAATCTGCTGGTTCAATGTTAGGACGTGATTTGGAAGCACTGATCCAGCGAGCAAGAGAGTACAAAAAGGAGTACGGGGATTCGTTTGTTTCTGTCGAGCATTTGGTTCTTGGATTTACACAAGATCGGCGTTTCGGGAAGCAGTTGTTCAAGGATTTCCAGATATCCAACCAAGCCTTGAAATCCGCAATAGAATCTATTAGGGGACGTCAGTCAGTTACCGACCAAG ACCCCGAAGGAAAGTATGAAGCGTTGGAGAAGTATGGGAAAGATCTAACAGCAATGGCGAGAGAAGGAAAGCTTGATCCAGTTATTGGAAGAGATGATGAAATACGTAGGTGCATTCAAATCCTTTCTAGGAGGACAAAGAACAACCCTGTGCTCATTGGTGAACCGGGTGTCGGTAAAACTGCAATTTCTGAAGG GCTTGCCCAAAGAATCGTTCAAGGGGATGTCCCTCAGGCTTTGATGAACCGTAAG CTTATCTCACTCGACATGGGTGCGCTCATAGCTGGGGCTAAATATCGAGGAGAGTTTGAAGATAGACTGAAGGCTGTACTTCGAGAAGTCACTGATTCAGAAGGCCAAATTATCCTCTTCATTGATGAGATTCACACAGTTGTTGGGGCAG GTGCCACCAATGGTGCAATGGACGCAGGCAATCTGTTGAAGCCTATGCTTGGTCGGGGAGAACTGCGATGTATCGGGGCAACGACTCTAGATGAATATCGTAAATACATTGAGAAAGATCCTGCCCTGGAACGTCGTTTCCAGCAGGTTTATGTTGATCAACCAACAGTAGAAGATACAATTTCTATACTCCGGGGGCTTCGTGAGAGATATGAGCTTCATCATGGAGTACGTATTTCTGACAGTGCACTCGTGGAGGCTGCAATCTTGTCTGACCGTTACATTAGTGGCCGATTTTTACCTGACAAAG CTATTGATTTAGTTGATGAAGCAGCTGCTAGATTGAAAATGGAAATCACTTCAAAACCTACTGCCCTCGATGAGATTAATCGTTCGGTACTGAAGTTGGAAATGGAGAGGTTGTCTCTCACAAATGATACTGATAAAGCTTCAAGAGATAGACTGAGCCGCCTTGAAGCTGAGTTGGCGCTCTTAAAGGAGAGACAGTCCGAGTTGACTGAACAGTGGGAGCATGAGAAGTCTGTAATGACAAACATTCAGTCGATCAAGGAAGAG ATTGATAGGGTCAATGTTGAGATTCAGCAGGCCGAGCGGGAGTATGATCTCAATCGAGCTGCTGAGCTGAAGTACGGAAGTCTGAACTCTTTGCAGCGCCAACTTGCTGAAGCTGAAAAAGAATTAGATGAGTATATGAAATCTGGAAAATCGATGCTAAGAGAAGAAGTTACCGGAAACGATATTGCCGAAGTAGTTAGTAAATGGACTGGCATACCGGTTTCCAAGCTTCAACAATCTGAGAGGGAGAAACTATTATATTTAGAAGAAGTGTTGCATAAACGTGTCGTAGGTCAAGATCCTGCTGTCAGATCCGTAGCTGAGGCCATTCAACGATCTCGAGCTGGTCTCTCAGATCCCCGTCGTCCAATTGCCAGTTTCATGTTTATGGGTCCTACTGGTGTAGGGAAGACGGAACTAGCTAAAGCACTtgcatcttacttgtttaatacGGAAGAAGCACTTGTTCGAATCGATATGAGTGAGTATATGGAAAAACATGCGGTTTCAAGACTTATAGGTGCTCCACCTGGTTATGTTGGGTATGAAGAAGGAGGACAGCTGACGGAAACAGTTCGCCGGAGGCCCTATGCTGTAATTCTTTTTGATGAGATTGAGAAAGCTCATGGTGATGTATTTAATGTTTTCCTTCAAATTTTGGATGATGGGAGAGTCACTGATTCACAAGGTCGTACCGTGAGCTTTACCAACACTGTCATCATTATGACTTCGAATGTGGGTTCACAATACATTCTAAACTCGGACGAAGACACACCTAAAGACTTAGCTTATGAAACTATCAAGCAGAGGGTAATGGAAGCTGCAAGAGCTATCTTTCGACCTGAGTTCATGAATCGTGTTGACGAGTATATAGTGTTCCAACCTTTGGACCGCGAACAAATAAACAGTATTGTGAGATTACAG CTGGAACGTGTGCAAAATAGGATTGCAGATAGGAAAATAAAACTTCAGGTAACAGACAGTGCCGTTGAACTTCTCGGAAATCTTGGTTATGATCCAAATTACGGTGCTAGACCGGTGAAACGAGTGATTCAGCAGAACGTTGAAAACGAACTTGCCAAAGGCATATTGAGAGGAGAGTTCAAAGATGAGGATACGATCTTAGTAGACACCGAGCTAACTGCATTCGCAAATGGTCAACTCCCCCAGCAAAAGCTAGTCTTCAAGAAACTCGATAATGATTCTGATACTCAAGCAACTGGCAGTCAAGAAGCTTTATCTCAGACTGTCTGA
- the LOC107888557 gene encoding LOW QUALITY PROTEIN: uncharacterized protein (The sequence of the model RefSeq protein was modified relative to this genomic sequence to represent the inferred CDS: inserted 2 bases in 1 codon) has protein sequence MDDFEEGKDEESKEVKEGVESKEVKEGVASIALLPNGSLSGHFIQLPQSICYGLHGTELACEMECSRGEDYRLIKLTIIDYNNKKDHTVVVECRGHDAARFHNISHAHGWEKDVVDMVXKKKILVSFECETLKSDKAAEEHIKQFMPKLSGLDAVVNIGRMSISGVDSEAETADSKQDLSTA, from the exons ATgg atgattttgaagaAGGAAAAGATGAAGAATCAAAGGAAGTAAAGGAAGGAGTAGAATCAAAGGAAGTAAAGGAAGGAGTAGCATCAATAGCATTATTGCCGAATGGGTCCCTTTCAGGGCATTTTATTCAGCTTCCTCAATCTATCTGTTATGGTCTTCATGGCACAG AGTTGGCTTGTGAGATGGAGTGCAGCAGGGGTGAGGATTACCGCTTGATCAAGCTTACAATCATAGACTACAAT AATAAGAAAGATCATACTGTGGTGGTGGAGTGTAGAGGGCATGATGCAGCTCGGTTCCACAACATCAGCCATGCTCATGG TTGGGAGAAGGATGTTGTGGATATGGT GAAGAAAAAGATATTGGTCTCATTCGAGTGTGAGACATTGAAATCCGACAAAGCAGCTGAAGAACATATAAAGCAGTTCATGCCTAAATTATCTGGACTTGATGCTGTTG TTAATATTGGAAGGATGAGCATATCAGGGGTGGACTCTGAAGCAGAAACAGCAGATTCTAAGCAGGATTTATCAACTGCTTGA
- the LOC107888556 gene encoding pentatricopeptide repeat-containing protein At3g29290: MVLVPVYEYVRFSPFPMNMPRINSQFKSTKMGNRVKVLNMTASFESELDSSQNLPSTSSNGKDLVYDSKVHFLEERNEEELSRRILMLSRSNKVRSALELCKSMEFSGLKPDVHAYNSLLSCMLRNGLLNDALRTFEFMKNNKVITGHTYSIMLKAIADTQGNDAALDMFAELERDSTLKKDFDMVVYNTVISICGRSNNWVETEGLWRRIQENGYIGTQVTYSLLISIFVRCNQCELAIDAYTEMIRNGVEPRDDIMHAMINACVKEEKRDLALSIFQKMLDDGLKPNLVACNALINSLGKGGEIKLAFKIYDIMISLGHKPDDFTWNSLLGALYRANRHADALHLFERIRQQNELISLHLYNTALMSCQKLGSWDKALQLLWQMEGLGLSVSTTSYNLVIGACETARKPKVALQVYDHMIHQKCVPDTFTHLSLIRSCIWGSLWAEVEEILDGLPPNVSLYNAAIQGMSLRGKVESAKKLYFKMQKNGLKPDGKTRALMLQNLRKHRFKAKKLT; this comes from the exons ATGGTTTTGGTGCCAGTTTATGAATatgttcgatttagtccttttccaatGAACATGCCAAGGATCAATTCGCAATTCAAGTCCACCAAGATGGGTAATAGAGTTAAAGTACTGAATATGACTGCTAGTTTTGAATCTGAGTTGGATTCTAGTCAAAATTTGCCTTCAACAAGTTCAAATGGGAAGGACCTTGTTTATGATAGTAAGGTACATTTTTTGGAAGAAAGGAATGAAGAGGAATTATCAAGAAGAATATTGATGCTTAGTAGGTCTAACAAGGTTAGAAGTGCATTGGAATTGTGTAAATCAATGGAGTTTTCGGGTCTTAAACCTGATGTTCATGCATATAATTCTCTTCTCTCTTGCATGCTTAGAAACGGGTTACTCAATGATGCTTTGCGAACTTTCGAGTTTATGAAGAACAATAAAGTCATTACAGGACATACTTACAGCATAATGCTGAAAGCTATTGCTGATACTCAAGGTAATGATGCAGCTTTAGATATGTTTGCGGAATTGGAAAGGGACTCAACACTGAAGAAAGATTTTGATATGGTTGTTTATAATACAGTTATATCGATTTGTGGAAGATCGAATAATTGGGTTGAAACCGAGGGGTTATGGAGAAGAATCCAGGAAAATGGTTATATAGGAACACAAGTCACATATTCCTTGCTAATTAGCATTTTCGTTCGTTGTAATCAATGCGAATTGGCAATTGATGCTTACACTGAGATGATTCGAAACGGAGTCGAACCCCGTGATGACATTATGCATGCTATGATTAACGCATGTGTGAAAGAAGAGAAACGGGATTTAGCGTTATCTATATTTCAGAAAATGTTGGATGATGGATTGAAACCGAATCTAGTAGCTTGCAATGCATTGATTAATTCACTTGGAAAAGGCGGAGAGATCAAATTAGCTTTTAAAATCTATGATATTATGATATCTTTAGGTCATAAACCAGATGATTTCACATGGAATTCATTGCTTGGTGCTTTGTATAGAGCAAACCGACATGCCGATGCTCTTCACCTCTTTGAAAGAATAAGACAACAGAATGAACTCATAAGCCTTCATCTATACAACACCGCCTTAATGTCGTGCCAGAAGCTTGGTTCATGGGATAAGGCCTTACAGCTTTTATGGCAAATGGAAGGTTTGGGATTGTCGGTTTCGACCACATCGTATAATCTTGTCATCGGTGCTTGCGAGACTGCGAGGAAACCGAAAGTTGCATTGCAAGTTTATGATCACATGATTCATCAAAAGTGTGTTCCAGATACATTTACTCATTTATCACTAATAAGAAGCTGCATTTGGGGATCTCTTTGGGCTGAAGTGGAAGAAATTTTAGAT GGACTTCCACCAAATGTATCTCTTTACAATGCTGCTATTCAAGGAATGAGTTTGAGAGGCAAAGTTGAATCAGCAAAGAAGCTGTACTTCAAAATGCAAAAGAATGGTCTTAAACCTGATGGCAAAACAAGAGCTTTGATGCTTCAAAACTTGCGAAAACATCGATTTAAAGCGAAGAAGTTGACCTGA
- the LOC121206605 gene encoding membrane-anchored ubiquitin-fold protein 2: MDSVQDQLEIKFRLIDGSDIGPKTFPAATSVSTLKESVLAQWPKEKENGPRTMKDVKLISAGKILENNKTLGECQSPLCSIPGGVTTMHVIVQPPLEKEKKAISQPKQNKCLCVIL, translated from the exons ATGGATAGCGTCCAAGATCAACTAGAAATCAAGTTTAGATTGATTGACGGATCAGATATTGGACCTAAAACCTTTCCTGCTGCAACCAGTGTTTCAACCTTGAAGGAAAGTGTTCTTGCTCAGTGGCCTAAAG AGAAGGAGAATGGTCCAAGGACAATGAAAGATGTCAAGCTAATTAGTGCAGGAAAAATACTGGAGAATAACAAAACATTGGGAGAATGCCAGAGCCCTCTTTGCAGTATTCCTGGTGGGGTGACGACTATGCATGTCATTGTTCAACCTCCTCTGGAGAAAG AGAAGAAAGCAATAAGCCAACCGAAGCAGAACAAATGTTTGTGTGTCATATTATAA
- the LOC121206743 gene encoding uncharacterized protein, translating into MAAESVGSSRTPEISGINGGNSRRSSLSCPSNNKERTLSLYRRASTGSCHDICKPKKKHESEEKAPKLPFQKRITKKAFDEPKLFENLELPPKKKIVKPETSTNSPSRSSSAVNKVVSMKEKASMAKVRAKYPPNSRRHSIDTTDVVNFEDKKTSMTKLKSSPKLKPDVFDAGKVVKQDRSLPSKKVPSKANERSCYKRSITCLKPKNQAERKSGIDDMKTGKRNVIKELAASQKASLTGATSLITRQYRNLKVVPKQKDRYKVENGETEQLLDEHDTLQEKTLYVIKLETENMMLESDKNENCAAELSPPIVDESGYAVTKVDHDSVTEYGEDKTVNTEAADNSGNNGPLRLKSGRGRETDGDTNDIVSRHKDVQGKIDGKSLFNNVIKETANKLVETRKNKVMDIVGAFETAISLQDSKPLSNVASW; encoded by the coding sequence ATGGCTGCGGAGAGTGTCGGTTCATCAAGGACACCGGAAATTTCCGGGATCAATGGCGGTAATTCGAGAAGGAGCTCGTTATCATGTCCTTctaacaacaaagaaagaacacTTTCTCTTTATCGCCGAGCTTCAACCGGTTCTTGCCATGATATCTGCAAACCGAAGAAGAAACATGAATCCGAAGAGAAGGCGCCTAAACTTCCCTTTCAGAAAAGGATCACAAAAAAGGCGTTCGATGAACCAAAATTGTTTGAGAACTTGGAGTTGCCACCCAAGAAGAAGATCGTCAAGCCGGAAACGTCGACCAACTCACCGAGTAGAAGCAGTTCCGCTGTAAATAAAGTTGTTTCGATGAAAGAAAAGGCGTCAATGGCAAAGGTTAGGGCCAAATATCCCCCTAATTCTAGAAGGCATTCCATTGATACCACTGATGTTGTTAACTTTGAGGATAAAAAGACATCTATGACAAAGCTTAAATCTTCACCAAAGTTGAAACCCGACGTATTCGATGCCGGTAAAGTCGTGAAACAGGACAGATCATTACCTTCGAAGAAAGTTCCATCAAAAGCTAATGAGAGAAGTTGTTATAAACGTTCTATTACTTGTTTGAAACCGAAAAATCAGGCCGAAAGAAAGAGTGGAATCGATGATATGAAGACGGGAAAAAGGAATGTAATAAAGGAACTTGCAGCATCACAAAAAGCTTCTTTAACGGGAGCTACGAGCCTTATTACAAGACAGTACAGGAATTTGAAAGTTGTACCTAAGCAGAAGGATCGGTACAAGGTCGAAAATGGCGAAACCGAGCAACTTCTCGATGAACACGACACGCTCCAGGAGAAAACCTTGTATGTTATCAAGTTGGAGACAGAAAATATGATGTTGGAATCCGATAAAAACGAAAATTGTGCTGCTGAATTGTCTCCACCTATTGTAGATGAATCCGGATATGCTGTGACCAAAGTTGATCATGACTCTGTCACTGAATACGGTGAAGATAAAACTGTAAATACGGAAGCTGCGGACAATTCGGGCAATAATGGTCCGTTGCGTCTCAAGTCCGGTCGAGGAAGAGAAACCGATGGTGACACAAATGACATTGTTTCAAGACACAAAGATGTGCAGGGGAAGATAGATGGAAAGAGTTTATTCAATAATGTGATCAAAGAAACCGCGAATAAACTTGTCGAAACCCGGAAAAATAAAGTTATGGACATAGTTGGTGCATTCGAAACCGCAATTTCTCTTCAAGACTCGAAACCGTTATCGAATGTTGCCAGTTGGTGA
- the LOC107888558 gene encoding EID1-like F-box protein 2 gives MIITKQYHCVHSSSCQCTKGHLSEDVIFLVFQQLNWNPKLIAALSCVCKWFDDLAKRVLWKEFCKTRARKMMLDLQSCGSHSVDGNWRALGKLLIYCSGCSGGRLFNSIQIPGHFVYRTRFSRTSGKSFLLPQCRTDVLYVSDPCEHLDQGDDGDVGFFRGVFKSFMVSKVRRMLIDRGAQLHPTAVCPYCKAKLWNMLQANMVPLTASCKLGAYEDSVEYYVCLNGHMLGICTLLPLSDSEEASESE, from the coding sequence ATGATTATAACGAAGCAGTATCATTGCGTACACTCGTCTAGTTGTCAATGCACGAAAGGGCATCTAAGTGAAGATGTGATTTTTCTAGTGTTTCAACAATTGAATTGGAATCCCAAGTTGATCGCCGCTCTTTCGTGTGTATGCAAATGGTTCGATGATCTTGCTAAGAGAGTATTATGGAAGGAGTTTTGCAAAACAAGGGCCCGAAAAATGATGCTTGATCTGCAATCTTGTGGAAGTCACAGTGTTGATGGGAACTGGAGAGCACTCGGAAAGTTGCTTATTTATTGCTCGGGATGTAGTGGTGGTCGATTGTTCAATAGTATTCAAATCCCAGGTCATTTTGTTTATAGGACTAGGTTCTCAAGGACATCGGGGAAGAGTTTCCTTTTACCACAATGCAGAACGGATGTTTTATATGTGTCCGACCCTTGTGAACATCTCGACCAAGGGGATGATGGGGATGTGGGATTTTTCCGAGGTGTGTTCAAGTCATTCATGGTTTCAAAGGTTCGGAGGATGTTGATCGACAGGGGTGCCCAGCTTCATCCAACAGCGGTGTGCCCCTATTGTAAGGCAAAGTTGTGGAACATGTTACAAGCTAATATGGTACCGCTGACTGCAAGCTGTAAGTTAGGTGCTTACGAGGATTCTGTTGAGTATTATGTCTGTCTTAATGGACATATGCTTGGCATTTGCACCCTTTTACCTTTGTCTGATTCCGAAGAGGCATCTGAATCAGAGTGA